Part of the Gilliamella sp. wkB7 genome is shown below.
GCCATCTTCTTCGCTTTCTTCTTCATTATTTTCATCGTTATCTTCATTAACCTGAACTTCATTGACAGGCTCTGCTTCAACAGCAAAAGTAGGAGATTGCGGTATTTCTTCAATCTGGTCAATCTCTTCTTCATTTAGATAGATATCATCAATAACAGGGTTCGCTTTTTTTAGCGATTCAATATCAACATCATAAGGTTGTTCTCTTTCAATGACTTTTTCTTTAAGTTCTTCATGCTCATTTTGATCATTAATTGTTGTTGAAAGATTAACTTTTGGTGGTGTTATTTCACTGATAGGCTCAAACGGTGTTAACTCAACTTCTTGGGTTTGCTCTATTTTAGGCGCTTGATAGCCTGATGTGAATAAAGGTTTGCTCGGTGCATCAGAAATTGTATATTTATTTTCTTCCAAAGCTTTCACTTCTTCAGATTTATCTGATTGCATGTCAGATGATGTTTTTCGCTCATTCATATTTTTTATGATTACTTCCATACGAGCTAAAATATCATTAGAGTCAGCCTCTTTTTTAGACTCATCACGAGTTGCTTGATTGGTTGAATTGACTTGATCTGTGGTTGTTTTTTCAAGTTCTTGTAATAATTGTTCAGCCGTTTTGATGAGTTTCTCATCATCTTTAAGGTTGTTGGATTCGACACGTTGTTCAGCTTTATCAGTATTGATATCATGCTGTATTTTTTCTTCACTTGCTATGATTGATGTTGATTGAGCAGTATCTGTATTTACCGTCTCGCTATCAAGAGGCATAGTTAATTTTGGTTCTTGTTCTTTGCCAACAACGGATGACGCTTTATCGGATTGTTGGTTGGTATTTATTATTTGGTTGGTTTTACGTGATAAAATTAACTTTGAAAATGGCGTAATGAGCCACATAACCAGAGCACCTAATTTTTCCATTAAGTAAAACCAAGAGAATCCAGTTAATAAAGTGATGCAGGCAAGACTGGTAATTAATAATGCCAATGAAGTGGTTAGGGCATTCATTACCGGTAAAAGACTTTCAATTACAATTGCACCTAAATATCCTCCGGCATTGAATTGTTCTGCATCACGAATATTTAAAGCAAAGAAACCTGTGCTGCTGAAAATAAACGCTAAAATACCAATAATTCGAAATGACAAACTAAAGTAATTGATAGGTGCATTGGGGGTACGATAATAGTAGACCACCATTTGTGAGCTAAAGAATATCGAGATAAAAGGGATACTGAAAGCAATAAAACCTAGGAATTGGAATAAAATATCTGAAACATAGGCGCCAATGATACCACAATAATTACTGATTGGATTGTGCCATGCAGTACGAGACCATCCAGGATCAGATGGATTATAAGAATATAAGGATAAAAATAGACCAACAGATAATCCTATAATTGCCAGTAAAATGAATTGAGTGATTATCTGTTTTCTTGTTGTTTTTGACTTTTTCAAGTACGTACCTAAACAATTGCAACAGTTAAAATTGTTAGCATTTTATCATAAATTGCACCCTCTCACAGAGTGAATAAGCTCTAAAGCATCATTATTCTTGTTGGTATTAATCAATCGGTGATAGAGTTTTGCTAAATTTTTGTCCATTTTGTACATAATTTAGAGCATTTTGTTTATTAGCAGCAATTTCAGCTTCAGTGAGTTTGCGAATAATTTTGGCTGGTGACCCCATAATTAAACATCCTTCTTCATAAGGTAATGAATGTGTCACTAATGAATTCGCGCCAACTAAACAATTTTTAGCAATTCTCGCATTATTCAAGATAGTACTTCCCATACCGATTAAAACATTATCCTCGATGTGACAACTATGAAGAATAACGTTATGACCAATCGTTACATTTTCACCCACAATACAGGGGATATCGGTTTCAATATGCACCGTACAATTATCTTGCACATTGCTATTTTTGCCTATATAGATTGGTGCAATATCACCTCGTAAGACAGCATTAAACCAAATCGATACTCCTTGCTCTACAACTACATGACCAATAATATCAGCCGATTTGGCAATAAAACAATGTTCATGAATTTGTGGACATAAATCCCCTAATCGATAGATCATCGTTATTTCCTTTTAATATTTCTGATTTTTAAAAATAAACCGACAGCCAAAAAATTACATAAAACCATGGAGCCTGTCATTAGCCATTCAGAACTATTGTCTGAAACTGTCGTTACTGTTGTAAGATTTGAGACCAAGAATGATAGTGATATACCAACGGCTCCCGCTACTGCAAATCGAATTGTGCCAGCAAGTGAAGAGGCCGTTCCTGCGATATGCGGGTAAAAATCTAAAATAATAGCCATGCTATTTCCGCCTATGGTTGACATACATCCTATATATCCAGCAATACAGATAACTAAATAGATGAAACCTAAATTAAATAATGTCACGATCATAAGTCCAATTGCCATGACAAATTGGATAAAAAGACCTAACTGCATCATTTTAAATGAGCCTACATGTTTAACCAAACGACTATTTAGGGTATTCATAAACACCATAACAACAATATTAAGTGCAAAGTAATAACCAAAATGTGTGGATGCAACACCATGCAGGTTCATGTAAACAAAAGGTCCCAAACTTAAAAATGAGAATAAACCTGCACCGGCAAAGGCGCCTATCATCATATACGCCAATACTTGTCCATGACGGAACAACGTAATGAAATTACTCAAAATACGGGTAAAACTAAATTTAGATCGTTTTGCCTTTGATAATGTTTCTGGAATAAAGATGATAACTAAAGCCAGCCCTATTAGTGCCGTCAGACTGATAGTGTAAAAATTAGCCTGCCAATTAAACCAATATAGAATAAATCCACCAATGATCGGTGCAAGGAGTGGAGCAACATTGGATATCAACATGACAAATGACATCATTTTAGAAAATTCATCGCGATCACGATAAATATCTTTCATTAATGCATTAATTACTATTGATGTTGCAGCGGCAGCAATACCGTGAAAAAAGCGAGCGGTAATTAATTGATTAATATTCGATGCAATACCACAAATTAATGCGGCAACTATAAAAATAATTAGACCCACAATTAAAACGTAACGCCGTCCGTAGCTATCAGTAATAGGGCCAAATAAAAGTTGTCCAAAAGAAAATCCTAATAAATAACAGCTAATAGTAAGTTGTACTGTTGCATCGGCTACATTAAAATCTTGCGCAATGGTTGGCATGCTGGGTAGATACATATCTATGGATAATGGCATTAACATAGATAATAATCCAAGAATTAAAATCAGTTTTTTTTTGGAAATATTGATTCCTAACTGTAAATGTTGATCTTGCACCTATTAAGTCCTGTACCTGTTTTAACCTGTAAGTTAATTAAAATGTTATTTAAAAAACGATAACGTTACATGCAATTTTGTAAGCGATTTTGAAATATTAATTATCCGTTTAACACAGTAAAAATATTTAAAGTTGTTAAATATCATAATTCTGGTTAAACGAATTGATTTCATCTTGGGTAAGGGGACGGTATTCACCCTCAGGAATATCGACCTTAATATTACCTATTTGTTTACGATGTAATGCAACCACATGATTATCTACAGCCGCAAACATACGTTTAACTTGATGATATCGTCCTTCGCTAATGGTAAGCTCCGCATGGAAATCATCAATAATATTTAATTTAGCTGGTTTAGTTAGTGATTTTTCACTTTTTAATTGAATGCCATTGTTAAAAATTTCAATGAGATCTGTGGTCAATGGGCGTTCAACTGTCACCAAATAGATTTTTTCACAATGATGTTTAGGAGAAGTAATGCGATGTGACCACTTACCATCATCAGTCAATAATACCAATCCGGTTGTATCAAGATCCAATCGACCCGCGGCGTGAAGTTTTTCAGGCATAGGCTCATCAATAAAATAAAGAATTGTTGGATGATCAGGATCATCAGTTGAACACACATAACCTTGGGGCTTATTTAGCATAAAATAGCGGTTCTTGGTCACAGGTGTAATCTCATAACCATCATATTCAACTATCTGTTCGGGTGACAATTGATAAGCACCTGATTTAATAATTTCACCGTCGACCGTGACTTTTTTCGCTTTTAATTCTTTATTAACAATCGTTCGACTGATGCCGAGATGATGAGCAAGAAACTTATCTAATCGCATAAATTATGAATATTCCTATATTACTTTAAAGGGGTATAAATATCAAAACGGTGATTTTTCGTTTTAATTTCTGCTGTTGGTTTTTGGTTAGCTAAAAAAGGTGCGTAACTAGGACGTTTAACCACCACTCTTTTGTTGGCTAACTGTCTTGCTGGCTCAAGTAAACTGTCTGAATCATCATCGCTGCCAACTAATTGTTGAAATATGCGCATCTCTTTTTTGACTAGTGCACTTTTGGTTCGATGAGGAAACATAGGATCAAGATAGACCACATCTGGTTTTTGAGTGTAAGTGCATAACCCATCAATACTTGAGTGATAAATCAGACGTAGATGTTGCTGTAACCAAGCACCAATATTTTCATCTAAATAAGCACGCTGTAGACCATCTTCTAACAGTGCAGCAACAACAGGATGACGTTCAAACATAGTGACATGACAACCAATAGCGGCAAGTACAAATGCGTCGCGACCCAGTCCAGCGGTAGCATCTACAACCGTTGGTAAATACTCACCTTTGACGCCAACCGCTTTGGCAATAGCTTCACCTCGTCCTCCGCCAAATTGACGACGATGTGCCATAGCGCCAGATACAAAATTGACGCATATTGAGCCTAATTTGGGTTCGTCGTTTTTTTGTAATTCGAGTTGATTATTTTGATTTACAAGAGTGAACGGCAGTTCGGTATGCGTGGCTAACCACTGCTCAGCAAATAACTTTAGCTGAGCAGTATCTGTATTACTTAATTCCATAGTGACGAAGCAATGCCTCAAGTTGTGGTTCACGACCACGGAAATTTTTAAATAACGTCATTGGTTCATCGCTGCCACCTTGTGACAAGATATTGTCAAGAAAAGCATTACCCGTGTTAGTATTGAAGATACCTTCTTCTTCAAAACGTGAAAATGCATCAGCCGACA
Proteins encoded:
- a CDS encoding gamma carbonic anhydrase family protein encodes the protein MIYRLGDLCPQIHEHCFIAKSADIIGHVVVEQGVSIWFNAVLRGDIAPIYIGKNSNVQDNCTVHIETDIPCIVGENVTIGHNVILHSCHIEDNVLIGMGSTILNNARIAKNCLVGANSLVTHSLPYEEGCLIMGSPAKIIRKLTEAEIAANKQNALNYVQNGQKFSKTLSPID
- a CDS encoding Bcr/CflA family multidrug efflux MFS transporter, yielding MLMPLSIDMYLPSMPTIAQDFNVADATVQLTISCYLLGFSFGQLLFGPITDSYGRRYVLIVGLIIFIVAALICGIASNINQLITARFFHGIAAAATSIVINALMKDIYRDRDEFSKMMSFVMLISNVAPLLAPIIGGFILYWFNWQANFYTISLTALIGLALVIIFIPETLSKAKRSKFSFTRILSNFITLFRHGQVLAYMMIGAFAGAGLFSFLSLGPFVYMNLHGVASTHFGYYFALNIVVMVFMNTLNSRLVKHVGSFKMMQLGLFIQFVMAIGLMIVTLFNLGFIYLVICIAGYIGCMSTIGGNSMAIILDFYPHIAGTASSLAGTIRFAVAGAVGISLSFLVSNLTTVTTVSDNSSEWLMTGSMVLCNFLAVGLFLKIRNIKRK
- the rsuA gene encoding 16S rRNA pseudouridine(516) synthase RsuA — translated: MRLDKFLAHHLGISRTIVNKELKAKKVTVDGEIIKSGAYQLSPEQIVEYDGYEITPVTKNRYFMLNKPQGYVCSTDDPDHPTILYFIDEPMPEKLHAAGRLDLDTTGLVLLTDDGKWSHRITSPKHHCEKIYLVTVERPLTTDLIEIFNNGIQLKSEKSLTKPAKLNIIDDFHAELTISEGRYHQVKRMFAAVDNHVVALHRKQIGNIKVDIPEGEYRPLTQDEINSFNQNYDI
- a CDS encoding class I SAM-dependent methyltransferase, which produces MELSNTDTAQLKLFAEQWLATHTELPFTLVNQNNQLELQKNDEPKLGSICVNFVSGAMAHRRQFGGGRGEAIAKAVGVKGEYLPTVVDATAGLGRDAFVLAAIGCHVTMFERHPVVAALLEDGLQRAYLDENIGAWLQQHLRLIYHSSIDGLCTYTQKPDVVYLDPMFPHRTKSALVKKEMRIFQQLVGSDDDSDSLLEPARQLANKRVVVKRPSYAPFLANQKPTAEIKTKNHRFDIYTPLK